gggggtccggggggggtcCGGGCTTCCCTCCTGGCTGACGGACGGCTggcttggggaagggaaggaggtaagaagggggggatggagagggggagacgaaggaaggggctcagtctgggaaggcctcctggaggaggtgagctctcagaagggcttagtccagtgctgtgcacacagtaggcgctccataaataggatggattgatcCGTTCGGTCAtacggggggtccgggggggtccGGGCTTCCCTCCCGGCTGACGGACGTCCGGCTTGGCAGGGGCGGAGGAGTCGGCCCTGTCCGAGGACCGGCTGAACGACACGGAGCTGACGGAGCTGGAAGGCCGGCAGGGCTCCCCGCCCAAGAGctgccttctggaggaggaggagcgggccccccgccggggggaggaggaggaggaggaggaggaggccgccgccgccccccacaAGGAGGACGCCCCCCGGGAGGCCCCCCCGGCGGGGGccgcgccccccggcccgccgcgGCCCCGCCTCCAGTCCCACCACTCTCACGGCCACTGCCACTCGGCCACCCACCTGAAGGCCAACGGCATCGCCAGCTTGGCCTGGATGGTCATCATGGGCGACGGGCTGCACAACTTCAGCGACGGGCTGGCCATCGGTAAGCCgggccccccttcctctgccgcCTTCCGCTAATAACAAGAATAACAAtaacgcgcttactatgtgcagagcactgttctaagcgctgaggggggatacaaagtgatcaagtggtcccacgtggggctcacagtcttaatccccattttcctgatgagggaactgaggctcagggaagtgacttgcccaaggtcacacagcagacatgtggcagagtggggattcgaacccatgacctctgacccctgactctGACAACAATGACGGTGGCActggctgagcgcttactactactaataataataatgataatgatggcatttatgaagggctGGCCATCGGTAAGCCgggccccccttcctctgccgccttccgctaataacaataataatactaataatactactactactactaataataatggcatttgttaagcgcttactatgtgcagagcgctgttctaaacgctgggggagatacaaagtgatcaagtggtcccacgtggggttcacagtcttaatccccattttccagatgagggaactgaggcccagagaagtgaagtgacttgcccaaggtcacacagcagacatgtggcagagtggggattcgaacccatggcctctgactctgacAACAATGACGGTGGCActggctgagcgcttactgctaccaatagtcataataataatgatggcatttattaagggctggcCATCGGTAAGCTGGgccccccttcctctgctgcCTTCCGCTAGTAACAATGACGGTGGCAttggctgagcgcttactaataataataataatgataataataataatggcatttattaagggctgtcCATCAGTTAGCCaggccccccttcctctgccgGCTTCCACTAGTAACAATGACGGTGGCATtgggtgagcgcttactactaataacaataataataataatgatggcatttatgaagggctGGCCAGCGGTAAGCCGGGCCCCCCTTCCTCTGACGCCTTccgctaataacaataataataataataataatggcatttgttaagcccttactatgtgcagagcactgttctaagcgctggggcggggggggggatacaaagtgatcaagtggtcccacatggggttcacagtcttaatccccattttccagatgagggaacttaggctcagagaagtgacttgcccaaggtcacacagcagacatgtggcagagtcgggattcgaacccatggcctctgactctgacAGCAATGACGGTGGCAttggctgagcgcttactactaactgataataataataatgatggcatttattaagggctggcCATCGGTAAGCCgggccccccttcctctgccgcCTTCCACTAGTAACAATGACGGTGGCATtgggtgagcacttactaaataataataataataataataataataataataataataatggcatttattaagggctggcCATCGGTAAGCCGGGCCCCCCTTCCTCTGACGGCTACCGCTAATAGCAATGACGGTGGCATtgggtgagcgcttactactaataacaataataataatgatggcatttatgaagggctGGCCATCAGTAAGCCGGGCCCCCCTTCCTCTGATGGCTTCcgctaataacaatgatggtggcattggctgagcgcttattaataataataataataataataataataataataatggtgatggcatttatgaagggctGGCCATCGGTAAGCCGGGCCCCCCTTCCTCTGATGCCTTCCGCTAATAACAATGACGGTGGCAttggctgagcgcttactactactactactactaataataataatgatggcatttattaagggctggcCATCGGTAAGCCGGGCCCCCCTTCCTCTGACGGCTACCGCTAATAGCAATGACGGTGGCATtgggtgagcgcttactactactactactaataataatgatgtcatttattaagggctggCCATTGGTAAGCCGGGCCCCCCTTCCTCTGATGCCTTccgctaataacaacaataataataataatattattattaataatggcatttgttaagcccttactatgtgcagagcactgttctaagcactggggggggatacaaagtgatcaagtggtcccatggggggttcacagtattaatccccattttccagatgagggaactgaggctcagagaattgaagtgacttgcccaaggtcacacagcagacatgtggcagagtcgggattcgaacccatgacctctgactctgacaacAATGACGGTGGCActggctgagcgcttactgctaccaatttataataatgatggcatttattaagggctggcCATCGGTAAGCTGGgccccccttcctctgctgcCTTCCGCTAGTAACAATGACGGTGGCAttggctgagcgcttactactactactactactactactactactactactaataataataataataataataataataatggcatttattaagaactggcCATCGGTAATCcgagccccccttcctctgccgcCTTCCGCTAATAACAATGACGGTGTCATTgggtgagcacttactactactactactactaataataataataataatgatgggatttattaagggcTGGCCATCGGTAAGCCgggcccccccttcctctgctggCTTCCGCTAATAACAATGACGGTGGCATtgggtgagcgcttactactactactactaataataagaataagaataatggcatttattaagcacttactacatgccaagcactggtctaagcactggagaggttacaaggtgatcaggttttcccccagggggctcacagtctttatccccgttttacagatgagggaactgaggcacagagaagtgaagtgactggcccaaagtcacacagctaattggcagagccggggtttgaacccatgacctctgactccaaagcctgggctctttccactgagccacgctgcttctctgatataataataataatattataataataatgatggtatttgttaagcgcgtactatgtgcaaagcgctgttctaagcgctggagaggttacaaggtgatcaggttatcccaaaggGGGCccacggacttcatccccatttgacagatgagggaactgagggccggggaattgaagtgagttgtccaaagtcacacagcagacaaggggcagagccaggattagaacccacaacctctgtctcccaagcccgggctctttccactgagccatgctgcttctcataataatgatggtatttgttaagcgcttactatgtgccaagcactgttctaagtgcccggggagataccaggtcatcaggttgtcccccatggggctcttggtcttcatccccatttgacagatgagataactgaggcccgaagtggaaaaaaaaaccaaaatgatggcatttgttaagcgcttactatgtgctgagcactgttctaagtcatcaggttgtcccacgcgaggctcacggtctcagtccccattttacagatgagagaactgaggcccagagaataataataatgatgacggcgttggttaagcgcttacaatgtgccaagccctgttctaagcgctggggaggatacaaggtgatcaggttgtcccacggggggctcacagtctcgatccccattttacagatgagggaactgaggcccagagaagtgaagccactagcccaaagtcacccagctgacaagtggcggagccgggattagaacccacaacctctgactccaaagcccgggctctttccactgagccacgccgtgttttgcccagagtcacacagcagacccgcggaggaggcaggattcgaacaaATGCCCTAAtcgtgatgatgaggatgacgcagcagtgtggctcagtggaaagagcccgggctttggagtcaggggtcatgggttcgaatcccggctctgccaattgccagctgtgtgactttggacaagtcacttctctgggcctcagttcccccatctggaaaatggggatgaagactgtgagccccccgggggacaacctgacctccttgtaacctccccagtgcttagagcagtgcttggcacatagtaagcgcttaatggatgccattattattattatcatgaatgagATGGTTGCAGTcggagggtggaggggggcttcgaggggaggagccggggtggAGAACGGCCCGGCGGGTGTCGGGGGGCTGTCTTGGACGCCCAGAGGCGATGAGCGAACGCGTGCCATCCCCCGCAGGGGCGGCTTTCAGTGCCAGCCTGACGGGAGGGATCAGTACCTCCATCGCCGTCTTCTGCCACGAGCTCCCGCACGAGCTGGGTGAGTGGGGCGGCGGGCATCcccgggggcgggagggcgggagggagggcatcccgagGGGGCAGGAGGGCATCCTGCGGGGGTGGGTGGGCTTCCTGGGGGGCTGGAGGGTCGGCGGGCATcccggggggtgggtgggcatCCTGGGGAGCGGGAGGGAAGGCATCCTGAGGGGACAGGTGGGCATCCCGGGGAGTGGGTGGGcatcctgttctaagcgctggggaggtgacaaggggatcaggttggcccccggggggctcccagtcttaatccccattttacagacgagggaactgaggcccagagaagtgaagtgacttgcccaaagtcacccagctgatgagcggcggagccgggcttggaacccgcgacctctggctccaaagcccgggctctttccactgagccatgctgcatttattgagcgcttactgcacttagaacagtgctttgcacatagtaagcgctttttttatggcgtttattcgcttactctgtgcaaagcgctggggaggttccgaggtgatcaggttgtcccatgggggactcatagtcttcatccccatttgacagatgagggaactgaggcttaataaatgtcattcttattcttattcgtattattattattattattattattattatcatcatcatcatcatcatcattttttgatggcatgtattaagcacttactatgtgcaaagtaccgttcaaagtgctggggcggttccaaggtgatcaggttgtcccatggtgggggctcacagtcttcatccccatttgacagatgaggtcactgaggcttaataaatgctattattattattattattattattattattattattattattattattattgaggtcactgaggcttaataaatgctataataacaataataataataatattaatgatggtctttattaagcgctgactatgtgcaaagcactgttctaagtgctgagcactgttctattattattactactactactactatcatcatcatcatcattattattatatgacatttattaagcacttactatgtgcaaagcactgttcaaagcactggggaggttccaagatgatcaggttgtcccatggtgggggctcccagtcttcatcccatttgacagatgaggtcaatgaggcttaataaatgccattattattattattattattattattattattgttatcatcatcattattatatggcatttattaagcacttactctgtgcaaggcgcCGGGgatgttccaaggtgatcaggttgccccatggcgggggggggggggggggggggggggggggggggggtcccagtcttcatcccatttgacagatgaggtcactgagacttagcaaatgctattattattatgtattattattattattattattactattattatcatcatcatcattttatggcatttattaagcacttactatgtgcaaagcaccgttcaaagcgctggggaggttccaaggtggtcaggttgccccacgggggtgctcacagtcttcatccccatttgacagatgaggtcactgaggcttaataaatgctatcattagtagtagtagtagtagtagtagtagtagtagtagtatattttgatggcatttattatgtgcttactatgtgcaaagcaccgttcaaagtgccggggaggttccaaggttatctggttgtcccatggaggggcggggggggacgggctcccagtcttcatcccatttgacagatggggtcactgaggcttaacaaattatattattacattattattattattattattattattattattattattattattattattattattattattgatgttattattatcgctattattgtcattattattatatggcatttattaagcgcttactgcatgcaaagcaccattGAAAGCACCGGgtaggttccaaggtgatcaggttgccccatggccggggtggggggctcccagtcttcatcccatttgacagatgaggtcgctgaggcttaataagtgccattattattattattattattattattattattattattattattatcattattattatcatcaccatcaccatcattatatggcatttattaagcacttactatgtgcaaagcaccgttcaaagcgccggggaggttccaaggtgatcaggttgccccacggggggggcggcctcccagtcttcatcccatttgacagatgaggtcactaaggcttaacaaatcctattattgctattattattattattgttgttattattattattatcattattattgttattattattattgttattatcattattattattattctcatcatcatcatcattattaaatggcatttattaagcacttactatgtgcaaagcaccgttcaaagtgccggagaggttccaaggtgatcaggttgtcccatggcgggcgggcttacagtcttcatcccatttgacagatgaggtcactgaggcttaacaaattcgatgatgatgatgatgatgatgattactattattatcattattactattattcttcccGTGCGCCCAGGCGACTTTGCGGTGCTGCTGAAGGCGGGGATGACGGTGCGGCAGGCCATCGTGTACAACCTGCTGTCGGCGCTGATGGCTTACGTGGGCATGGTCATCGGCACGGCCGTGGGCCAGTACGCCAACGACATCACCCTCTGGATCTTCGCCGTCACCGCGGGCATGTTCCTCTACGTGGCCCTGGTGGATATGGTGAGGgcccgggcggggggcggccggggggccgggggccggggggcgggcactgggctgagcacccCCGACCCCCTCTGCCCGGCAGCTCCCGGAGATGCTCCACGGCGACGGCGACGGCGAGGAGCCCGCCCGCTGCCCGCTGGGCCAGTTCGGCCTGCAGAACCTGGGCCTGCTCCTGGGCTTCGCCATCATGCTGCTCATCGCCCTCTTCGAGGACCGCATCGTGCTGGACGTCCAGTTCTGAGCGcggcccctccgcctcccccgaCGACCCTGTGATGGACACCCCCCCGACACCCACTgggctgccctcctccctctccgggCACACGGTCTCCCCTCCTCTGGAATGCGCCCCCGGCCGACCCTGTGATGGACACCCCTGACACCCCCCgggcttccttcctctctctccggcCGCACGGTCTCCCCTTCAGGATCGCACCCCCCGGCCGACCCTGTGATGGACACCCCCGACACCCACTGGGCTTCCCTCCTCTCTATCCGGGCGCACGGTCTCCCCTTCAGGATCGCGCCCCCGGCTGACCCTGTGATGGACACCCCTGACCCTGCCCAGGCTTCCCCCgggcttcccttccctctctccaggcacAAGGTCTCCCCTTTTGGACAACTCCCCCTACGGACCCTGTGatggacaccccccacccccccccaacccgggcttccctcctctctctctccgggCATGCGGTCTCCCTCCAGAACGCGCCCCCGACCAACCCTGTGATGGGCACCTCTGACACCCCCCgggcttccctcctctctctctctctccgggcATGCAGTCTCCCTCTGGAACTTGGCCCCAGCCGACCCTGTGATGGACACCCCTGACACTCCCCCGGGGCTTCCCTCCTCTGTCTCCGAGCACGCAGTCTCCCTCTGGAACGCGCCCCCGGCCGACCCTGTGATGgacaccacccccaccctccttgggcttcccttctctctctccgggCACACGGTCTCCCCTTCAGGAACGCGCCCCCGGCCGACCCTGTGATGGACACCCCCCgggcttcccttctctctccgggTTAGGCGTTGTCCCTTCCTCTGGAACGTGCCCCCAGCCGACCCTGTGATGGACACCCCCCAGGCTTCCCGCCTCTGCGCCCGGGCACATGGTCTCCCCTTCGGTAACGCGCCCGCTCGAGGCTGCCCTCGCCCTCCCGTCCTCCAAGGTCACCCCCATCCGCCACCCCGCCGGAGTCCCCGGCCTCGAAGGAGCGGGGACCCCGGAGACCCGGTGCCCGGCGACGGCCCGACGGCCAGCGGGCCGAAGCCGGGGCGGAGAAGGGGTCGCCACCATGCCAGCGGACGGGTTGGGCCTGCCCGGGGACCAGGGTCGCTCCGCCCCAACCCGCCGGACGCTGCTCACCCCCCGTCTCCCCGTCCGTCGTCGTCGTCACCCGTTCTGCCCGTGTGCCCGTCTCACGGTCAGCCCCGTGTGCCCGCCGTCACGCCCTACGACTCCCCGGAGTCGTAGCCCAGACTTTCTCGGTTCCTCCCTTCccttattattttgtttttttgtgatAAAGCGACCCTTTCTGATTTTTACCCGCTGGCTTGTTCTCGCGTTTCACTCCAAAGCCGGCAACGCCGATGCCCAAGAGCCGGCGGCCGCCAACGGCGTGCCCGTCCGGCGGGGAGCCGCCCTGGAAACGACGTCGCCGGTGCCCGCCCCGCGACTTCGACGCCAACGGTCTCGCAGCCCAGGCTTTATCGGTTCGTCTTTATGGTATCGACTGCTCACCCGCCGTTCCTCGCGCCTTAATCCCGTGCCCGCCCTCCGGATGCCAGGCCGGGCGTGCCCTAGGAGCCCAGCTGGCAGAGGAGGGCCACGCCGCGGCCGATCCAGTGCTCGGGGGGCCGGTCGGAGGGCAGGCTGACGGCGATGACGAAGTTGGTGGAGTGGCCGGTGGTGGACAGCGTGCCCCTCCGCTCGCCCGTCTTGTACAGCGGTGCCACGTAGCTGGGCCGCTGCGGGATGTCCGCCCGCTTGCAGGGGATCAGCCACATCTGGAGCgggaggggacgggacggggacGCCCCGAAAGCTCAGCGCCACCCTCCTCGGGtgccccccgtcccgccccggTTGCCCCCCGAGGTACCCACCACGGGCAAGGCATCGTAGAGGATCTTGGGCCGCGATTCCCCGAGCCGGTGGGTCTGGCGGTCCCAGCGGGCGCCGTCCAGGAAGAGCCCGTGGATGTAGACCCCTGAGGGAACGATCGTAATAatacatttattaattaatttgagaatcaatcagtcgtatttattgagcgcttactgtgtgcaaagcactgtactaagcgcttgggaagtagcgtggctcactggaaattgcccgggctttggagtcggagttcacgggctcaaatcccggctccgccaattgtcagcttcgggcaagtcacctcacctaataatcataataataatgatggcatttattaagcgcttactatgtgcaaagcaccgttctaagcactggggaggtaacagggtgatcagattgtcccgtggggggctcacagtcttcatccccattttccagatgagggaactgaggcccagagaagtgaagtaagttgcccaaagtcacacagttagctgggatttgaacccatgacctctggctccaaagcccgggctcttttccactgagccaataataataatacattaattaattaattcgagaagcgcagtggaaagagcccgggctttggagtcggagttcgcgggctcaaatcccggctccgccaattgtcagcttcgggcaagtcacctaacctaataatcataataataatgatggcatttattaagcgcttactatgtgcaaagcactcttctaagcactggggaggtaacaaggtgatcaggttgtcccacgggggttcacagtcttcatccccattttacagatgagatactgaggctcagagaagtgaagtgacttgcccaaagtcacccagctagctgggatttgaacccatgacctctggctccgaagcccgggctcttttccactgagccaataataataatacattaattaattaattcgagaagcgcagtggaaagagcccgggctttggagtcggagttcgtgggctcaaatcccggctccgccaattgtcagcttcgggtaagtcacctcactgaataataataatactaatgatggcatttcttaagcgcttactatgtgcaaagcactcttctaagcactggggaggttacagggtgatcaggttgtcccacggggggctcacagtcttaatccccattttccagaggaggtcactgaggcccagagaagtgaagtaacttgccccaagtcacacagctagctgggatttgaacccatgacctctgactccaaagcccgggatcttttccactgagccaataataataataataaattaattaattaattcgagaagctcagtggaaagagcccgggctttggagtcggagttcacgggctcaaatcccggctccgccaattgtcagcttcgggcaagtcacctcacctaataatcataataataatgatggcatttattaagcgcttactatgtgcaaa
The sequence above is a segment of the Tachyglossus aculeatus isolate mTacAcu1 chromosome 7, mTacAcu1.pri, whole genome shotgun sequence genome. Coding sequences within it:
- the LOC119930845 gene encoding acidic proline-rich protein PRP25-like, producing MDTPQASRLCARAHGLPFGNAPARGCPRPPVLQGHPHPPPRRSPRPRRSGDPGDPVPGDGPTASGPKPGRRRGRHHASGRVGPARGPGSLRPNPPDAAHPPSPRPSSSSPVLPVCPSHGQPRVPAVTPYDSPESRQRRCPRAGGRQRRARPAGSRPGNDVAGARPATSTPTVSQPRLYRFVFMVSTAHPPFLAP